The Polyangium mundeleinium genome contains the following window.
GTACCGCTTCGCAGCGGAAACGACGAGATCTCCCAGGTTCCCGGGGGACCCTCGCGCACGTGCCCCGCTCTACGACCCCGGCAGGACCGCAGCGTCAGACCCTTCGGGCAGGCCCTACTCCTGTACGCCACAGTGTTGCTTTCCGCTTTTCCGCGACAGCGTCAGCTCCTGCAAACCGGTGCTTTCGAGGCTCAATCACGCGGCCCGCGCGCTCGCTGTCTACGCTTCGCAGCCAGGGTCACCCCTGGACCACGCAAGACTTGCTTCCGGCTGGTGGGTCAGCCTTGGCCGGTCGGGATTCGAACCCGCTGGGTCCCTTCGTGAGGTTTCCGCTTTGTATCATTGAGACTTACATCGCTTCCTCCTCACCCAGGCTTCGCCTGGCGCACCGCGGAGCCGCCCGGAGCGCGAAGCGCGAAGCGCGAAGACGGCGAGCACGGCTTGGCCTTGAAGAGGCCGAGCACGACGGTACGATCACCGTTCCCCCTCGCGTTTGCGCTTGCGCTTGCGCTTGCGCTTGCGTTCGCGTTCCGTTCCCGTTACCCGTTCCCGCCACCGCTACCGCTTCCGCTACCGCTTCCGCCTCCGCTCCCGCTCCCGCCTCCGCTACCGCTCCCGCCTCCGCTTCCGCTCCCGTTTCCGTTTCCGAACCCGCTCCCGCTTCCGCGGATCAGAATGCTCCTCGCACGCGCAAGCCGGCTGGGAGAAGCTCCACGGTCGTGAAAGCCCCGACGAACGCCCCCCTCGGCGCCTTCCCTTTCGGCGAAGGCGCCGGCGCCGTCGCGAAGAGCACCACCCCGCCGAGCAGCACGACGCCTCCGATGGCGAGCGCCGCGGTCGAGCCATTGCCGAGCCCCACCGCCTCGCTCCGCAGCACGAGCCCCGCGCGCTTGCAATAATCGTCCGCGTCGCAGAGGCCCCCCGCATTGCTCTCGTCGTTCTTCTGGATCGCGAGCCCGCCCAGCACCGCGCCCACGACGAGGCCCGCGGCCCCTGCGCCCATCGCCGCGATGCCGAGGGGACGTTGCCACGGCCTCGCAGCCGTGAAGTTCTGGATGACCACCGTCGACGCTGCGCGCCTCCGCTCCTCGGCGGCGCGCGCGGTCGGCGCGATGGGGGGCGCCTCGACGCGCACCACGACGGTATCCCCGTCCTTCGCCAGCTCGACCGTCCGCGTCCACGCCTGGTACCCGGGCGCCGTGACCACGATTTCGTGGTTCCCGACGTCCACGGGCAGCGCCATTCCCCATTGCCCTTCCCCCACGACCACGCCGCCACGCGTGACGGAGAGCTGCGGAATCGCGCCGACCTCCTTCGGCACCTCGATCGTCAGCCTCGCGAGCCGCCCCTTCAGCGCTTCCGCCTTCGCCGCCGCGCGCGTGGCGCGGTCCTTTTGCCCCGCGCGCTCCGCGAGGGATTTCGCCACCGCATATTGGGACCACGCGCTCGCCAGCTTGCCGGTCTTCTCGTAACACTCGGCCAGCGTGAGCTTGGCGCCGATCCCTTCAGGCACGAGCCTCACGGCCTCCGCGAGTTTCGGGCATGCCGTCGCGTGATCGCCGGCGTCCATCGCGACGACCGCCTCGTCGTAGAGCGCCTGCGCAGCGGTGATTTTCTCCGCGTCGCTCGATTGGGCGTACGCGGGCGGCGCGACGAGGAGCGCCCCACAGAGGACCGCGAGGACACATGCGTCGAGGGAGCGGTTCGTCCGGTGCATCCTTCGTCCCCTCGATTACCGGAGCTTCACGGCCAGGAGGTTGTCGCCCATTTCGTTCGGCTCGTCCCCGCGATCCAGGATATCCCCGAGGCCGAGCTGGCCGCGGTTGTTCTGCCCCCAGCATTTGACGCTCGCGTCGTCGAGGAGCACGCAGGCGAACCGGCCGCCCATCGCGATCTTCCTCGCCTTCCTGCCGGTGCCGAGATCCACCGTGGGGAGCGCGTCTCCCATCTGTCCCGGCCCGTTTCCGCGGTCTACCTTGTCGCCGAGGCCGAGCTGTCCGCGGGCGTTCTCCCCCCAGCATTTGACCGTGCCGTCGTTCAGGATCGCGCACGAGCTCGCGGCGCCCGTCACGATGTGCGTGGCCGTCTTGCCAGTGCCCAGATCGACGAACGGCAGGTTGTCCCCCAGCTCCCCCGGGCCGTCGCCCCGGGACGCGCCGTCGCCGAGCCCGAGCTGGCCCACGTCGCCGAGCCCCCAGCATTTCACCTTTCCGCCGGAGAGGAGCGCGCAGGAATGGCCAAACGTCGTCGCGAGCGAGAGGACCTGGCCCACGTTGCCGAGGGCCGCCACGGGCAACGCGTCCCCCATTTCACCCATCCCGTCTCCCCGCTCCGTCGTATCCCCCTGGCCGAGCTGTCCCCAGTCGTTGTAGCCCCAGCATTTCACGGTGTCGTCGTCCAGGACCGCACATTGAAAGCTGTGTCCACTCGCGGGCTGTCTGGCCGACCTGCCCGTCCCGAGCGAGATCGGGGGGAGGTCGTCGCCCATCTGACCGGGCATGTTGCCCCGGTCCATCGTATCCCCCTGGCCGAGCTGGCCGTTCGCGTTGTATCCCCAGCATTTGAGGGAATCGTCGTCGAGGATCGCGCAGGAATGGGCGTAACCGCAGCTGATGGCCTTCGCCGTCCGGCCCGCGCCGAGGTCGAGGATCGGCAATGCGTCCCCCATCTCGCCCGGCCCGTCGCCTCGGATCCCCGCGTCGCCGAGGCCCACCTGTCCGACCGTGGCCCCCCCCCAGCATTTGACGGTTTCATCGTCGAGCAGCCCGCACGTGTGCGCCGTGCCGAGGGCCATCGAGGTGAGGCGGCGGCCCTGGCCGACCGTGAGGAACGGGAGAGCGTCTCCCATCTCGTTCGGCGCGTCGCCCCGACTCAGGGTGTTCCCCAGGCCGAGCTGACCCACGTCGTTCGCGCCCCAGCATTTCGCACGTCCATCCGCGAAGAGCACGCACATGGTGACGCCGCCCGCGAAGAGCTCCACCGGCGCCACGAGGCAATCGGGCAGGCAGGTCTCCGTCGCGGTGGGGCTGCCGTCGTCGCACTCCTCGACGCCCTTCCGGACGAACCCATCCCCGCAAATGGCATTCTTGCACGCCGACGTGCACGTATCCGTGTCGATCGTGTTTCCGTCGTCGCACTCCTCGACGCCGACCCGGAGCAGCCCGTCGCCGCAGGTGGCCTGCACGCATGCGGCGGTGCAAGCATCACTGTCGAGCCCATTGCCGTCGTCGCAAGCCTCCCCGGGCTGCACGACGCCGTCCCCGCAGCTCGGCACCTTGCACATCGTCGTGCATTCGTCGGTGTCGTCCGTGTTTCCGTCGTCGCAGACCTCCGCATTCGACAGGACGCCGTCCCCGCAGACGCATCCGGGACCCTCCTCGTCGACCCAGCCGTCGCAATCGTCGTCCACGCTGCTCGAGCTGCAGGTCTCGGGCGAAGGCAAGGTTTGCCCCACGCACTCTCCGTACGCCGTCCCGTCGGGGTTGCAGATCTGCTTTCCGCTCTGGCAGGGCGTGTTCCCCAGCGCCGCCTCCGGTCCGCCGAAGCAATCGCCGATCGCGCCGGGGACACACACGCACCCGACCCCCGATTCGTTCACGAGCCCGTCACAATCCTCGTCGAAGATCGACAGACACGTCTCCTCCCGGGGCAAGACCTCGCCGAGGCAAGGCCCGGTCGGCACCGCGTCCTCGTTACACGCCTGCTTGCCCTCGACGCAGATCCCGATACCACGCGCCCCGGCGGGCCCGCCATAACAAGGCGCGAACGAGAGCCGCTCGTGCGTGGGCGTGCTCCCCACGCAATGATCGAACGTGCAGGGATTGCCGTCGTCCGCGAAGTCCGCCTCCACCGGCAGGAGCCGGATCCGGCCCCCGCCGTCGCATTGCGCCTCCAGGCAATCGCCCACGGTCTGCGTCGCCAGCGGGGTGCCCGCGGGCTCGTCGTCGTAGACGCAGCGCTCGTCGATGCACGCCGCGGCCCGGCATTCGGGCGCCGGCACCACGCAATCGGCCACGGTGACGCATGCATCCGGGTACGGTTTTCCCTCCCGGATTCCAGCGACCTGATTGCAGGCGGCCCACGCGCCGAGGAGCCACGAAAACATGACGGCGCGGAAGCCCCACCGGCGCCTGCGAGTCTCGGAGCGACCTATCTCCACCCGGCGGAGTGACACACGAGAACACACTTCCTGTCAAGGGTTCGCCCGGTTATGGTGGGCCCATGGCGGCCGTCGTCACGCCAGGCGAAACGTTGCTGGGCAAGTACCGCGTCGAGCGTGTCCTCGGCCAGGGAGGCATGGGCATCGTCGTGGCGGCGCGGCACGAGGGCCTCGGCGAGCTCTTCGCCATCAAGCTGATGCTCGCGCCCAACGGCGCGAGCCGAGGGCCGGCCGTCGAGCGATTCCTGCGCGAGGCGCGGAATGCGGCGCGCCTGAAAAGCGAGCACGTCGCGAAGGTCCACGACGTCGGCCGGCTCGACGACGGCCGGCCGTACATGGTCATGGAGTACCTCGAAGGCCGCGACCTCGCCGACGTCATCGAGCGGCGCGGCCCGCTGCCCGTCACGGAGGCGGCCGGGCTCGTGCTCCAGGCCTGCGACGCCCTCGTGGAGGCGCACGCGCTCGGCATCGTGCACCGGGACCTCAAACCCTCGAACATGTTCCTGATCCGCAGGCCGAACGGAAAACCCTGCCTCAAGCTCCTCGATTTCGGGATTGCGAAGCGCGTGGACGCGGAGTCGAAGGCGCTCACCGCGACCGGCGCGCTGCTCGGCTCGCCGCTCTACATGTCCCCGGAGCAGCTCG
Protein-coding sequences here:
- a CDS encoding PEGA domain-containing protein, producing MHRTNRSLDACVLAVLCGALLVAPPAYAQSSDAEKITAAQALYDEAVVAMDAGDHATACPKLAEAVRLVPEGIGAKLTLAECYEKTGKLASAWSQYAVAKSLAERAGQKDRATRAAAKAEALKGRLARLTIEVPKEVGAIPQLSVTRGGVVVGEGQWGMALPVDVGNHEIVVTAPGYQAWTRTVELAKDGDTVVVRVEAPPIAPTARAAEERRRAASTVVIQNFTAARPWQRPLGIAAMGAGAAGLVVGAVLGGLAIQKNDESNAGGLCDADDYCKRAGLVLRSEAVGLGNGSTAALAIGGVVLLGGVVLFATAPAPSPKGKAPRGAFVGAFTTVELLPAGLRVRGAF
- a CDS encoding DUF4215 domain-containing protein, which gives rise to MFSWLLGAWAACNQVAGIREGKPYPDACVTVADCVVPAPECRAAACIDERCVYDDEPAGTPLATQTVGDCLEAQCDGGGRIRLLPVEADFADDGNPCTFDHCVGSTPTHERLSFAPCYGGPAGARGIGICVEGKQACNEDAVPTGPCLGEVLPREETCLSIFDEDCDGLVNESGVGCVCVPGAIGDCFGGPEAALGNTPCQSGKQICNPDGTAYGECVGQTLPSPETCSSSSVDDDCDGWVDEEGPGCVCGDGVLSNAEVCDDGNTDDTDECTTMCKVPSCGDGVVQPGEACDDGNGLDSDACTAACVQATCGDGLLRVGVEECDDGNTIDTDTCTSACKNAICGDGFVRKGVEECDDGSPTATETCLPDCLVAPVELFAGGVTMCVLFADGRAKCWGANDVGQLGLGNTLSRGDAPNEMGDALPFLTVGQGRRLTSMALGTAHTCGLLDDETVKCWGGATVGQVGLGDAGIRGDGPGEMGDALPILDLGAGRTAKAISCGYAHSCAILDDDSLKCWGYNANGQLGQGDTMDRGNMPGQMGDDLPPISLGTGRSARQPASGHSFQCAVLDDDTVKCWGYNDWGQLGQGDTTERGDGMGEMGDALPVAALGNVGQVLSLATTFGHSCALLSGGKVKCWGLGDVGQLGLGDGASRGDGPGELGDNLPFVDLGTGKTATHIVTGAASSCAILNDGTVKCWGENARGQLGLGDKVDRGNGPGQMGDALPTVDLGTGRKARKIAMGGRFACVLLDDASVKCWGQNNRGQLGLGDILDRGDEPNEMGDNLLAVKLR